The Carassius gibelio isolate Cgi1373 ecotype wild population from Czech Republic chromosome B14, carGib1.2-hapl.c, whole genome shotgun sequence genome has a segment encoding these proteins:
- the LOC127971391 gene encoding histone acetyltransferase KAT6B-like translates to MSVKPDDSKDEEGSHGPEVTVVETNRFGFILGNGETDRDGPCPELVRHRESKWLSLLTQWEQVMEKKSNKVKGQCQKGIPASVRAKGWPLLCGAKDRKEKNESLYERLVKAPDHQGWTDIIKRDTDRQFPFHEMFQSKDGHGQKDLLEVLKAYTQYRPDEGYCQAQGPVAAVLLMNMPAEEAFWCLVQISELYLPGYYSPLLEGVLFDAAVLLSILKKQCPAAHKHLQSQGVEPLMFATDWLMCLYSRHLPFDTLLRVWDLFFCYGVRVLFQVAVVLVRRCLGEGRLRKECDGQMETLERLRGVKQRVQHEQTDAFIHEVCSVSLSLTDLQKQTEKELEKWKKERPNSTFDPRGRCHGCRMVWERTQEKKERPKGSLTLPLTRSQSSLSPLALRKKWRKRSSKSDMEEWDGGGRKLTRSVMEESDEEEVRRRSVCGIVGEQRAKRDRLADELCSHKDHNTHPKISVVVSSSIDCDDFEKEHTETSLKQQKDPLETTRGDEKERAAACVVEESIKTLHHIQDTNQDAQITETQGHPVEQKTDIDKNQDDQSTEAPTNQDEHNTDKQTCQDEQTVETETILEPSEESTSQEEDIQSDSSKQEEEIQPHSNIQEEDTQTEHCKKEEETEDRLPNIITTEENEENIPEKEVQIHVVQEEESSQTSGDQHEEQELSESQREDLFIDTIIEEDEETENENHTDADKEEEIQQEFDLLPEETTEISDPSNMCEEKDDERQDTSLDESDSQSRSGTETLQPPEIVLTSFSLNSEQEIETEHLDGPTDPQQQSQSDDREQSDVDTSVTSRELKHCQKDSTVEDTDGSGNPEQSEVDSADDTNILEPQEEGAASTHSFGICDKEVSEIKPENSEVNNSPESKIIESCEINIDESSNLTNNVEDDTCRSVHAESNEMHAAPGSESLECNTVDITADSGKLESNSLETAVGSGNPDRNSIHVTSESVNPEQREVDSADSKLENNDEHVTTESGNLECTMTDVTTETEKIESDGMDVAVGSDNPKNNITGSSVENPQCKDVQITTGSGNAENNIVDSVIGSGNPDHKVVHVTTESDNSETNIEHVTTGSDNAEYNDVPPTSESGNPENNIVDSAAGSSNPDYKEDHITSSSENPETDIEHVSSGSGNPECKIEDCAAESGNPHNNECAGPGNSQGLESPSSNSTSKSPNPNVPPAHLSTSNPTILSEDTSKEQQQQELTHSEQTTPSPPQETVPQPTSPTKSVPPKRLGLFSRLRGETNKTPIPKILIQDFSEKEEKLTAKERRRRKRDKERKEREEKDRKKREKEMEKDKDKERKKPQTRGKSFQVLSRKGANNAETPGNSDSQTSHDRRNSFF, encoded by the exons gtcaaaggtcagtgtCAGAAGGGCATCCCAGCATCGGTCAGGGCAAAGGGCTGGCCACTGCTCTGTGGAGCTAaggatagaaaagaaaaaaatgagagTCTCTACGAA CGTCTAGTCAAAGCTCCAGATCATCAGGGATGGACCGATATCATCaaaagagacacagacagacagtttCCCTTCCATGAGATGTTCCAGTCCAAAGACGGCCATGG TCAGAAGGACTTGCTCGAGGTCCTGAAAGCGTACACTCAGTATCGCCCAGACGAGGGCTACTGTCAGGCGCAGGGTCCGGTGGCTGCTGTCCTTCTGATGAACATGCCTGCTGAG GAGGCGTTCTGGTGTCTGGTGCAGATTAGTGAGCTCTACCTCCCTGGATACTACAGCCCTCTGCTG gaAGGTGTTTTATTCGATGCTGCTGTTCtcttaagcattttaaaaaaacagTGTCCAGCCGCACACAAACACCTACAGAGTCAGGGGGTGGAGCCTCTGATGTTTGCCACTGATTGGCTGATGTGTTTGTACAGCCGTCACCTGCCCTTCGACACTCTGCTCAGAGTCTGGGATCTCTTTTTCTGCTATG gtgtgcGTGTTTTATTTCAGGTCGCTGTGGTGCTGGTGCGTCGATGTCTTGGAGAAGGACGTCTGCGAAAGGAGTGTGATGGACAGATGGAAACGCTGGAGAGATTGCGAGGTGTTAAACAGCGTGTTCAACATGAGCAGACTGATGCCTTTATCCACGAG GTATGTTCGGTGTCCCTGTCCTTGACAGACCTGCAAAAACAAACTGAGAAAGAGCTGGAGAAATGGAAAAAAGAGAGACCAAACTCGACCTTTGACCCGCGCGGGCGATGTCACGGATGCCGGATGGTTTGGGAGAGAACACAGGAAAAGAAAGAGCGACCGAAGGGGAGCCTGACTCTTCCTCTCACACGCTCACAATCTTCACTTTCTCCTTTGGCTCTGCGCAAGAaatggaggaagaggagcagTAAGAGTGACATGGAGGAGTGGGATGGAGGAGGAAGAAAACTCACAAGAAGCGTGATGGAGGAGAGCGATGAGGAGGAGGTGAGGAGGAGGAGTGTGTGCGGTATCGTTGGGGAGCAAAGGGCCAAACGGGACAGGCTTGCAGACGAACTCTGCTCACACAAAGATCACAACACACATCCTAAAATCTCAGTGGTGGTGTCCTCCAGCATTGACTGTGATGATTTTGAGAAAGAGCATACAGAAACGTCTTTGAAACAACAGAAGGATCCTTTAGAAACAACACGAGGTGATGAGAAAGAAAGGGCCGCTGCTTGTGTGGTTGAGGAGAGCATAAAGACACTTCACCATATACAGGACACAAATCAAGATGCACAGATTACAGAAACACAAGGACATCCGGTTGAACAGAAGACAGACATAGACAAAAATCAAGATGATCAGAGCACAGAAGCACCAACAAATCAAGATGAACACAATACAGACAAACAGACGTGTCAAGATGAACAGACTGTGGAGACTGAAACAATTTTAGAGCCAAGTGAAGAAAGTACATCACAGGAAGAAGACATACAGTCTGACTCCAGTAAACAGGAAGAGGAAATACAACCACACAGCAACATCCAGGAAGAAGATACACAAACAGAACACtgcaaaaaagaagaagaaacagaagATAGGTTGCCAAACATCATAACGACTGAAGAAAATGAGGAAAATATCCCAGAGAAAGAGGTACAGATACATGTTGTTCAGGAGGAAGAGAGCTCTCAAACATCTGGTGATCAACATGAAGAACAAGAACTCTCAGAAAGCCAGAGAGAAGATTTGTTCATTGACACAATTATAGAGGAAGATGAGGAGACTGAAAATGAAAACCATACTGATGCAGACAAGGAGGAAGAGATTCAGCAAGAGTTTGATCTTCTTCCTGAGGAGACCACAGAGATATCCGACCCTTCAAACATGTGTGAGGAGAAAGATGATGAGAGACAAGATACAAGCTTAGACGAGAGCGACAGTCAATCTCGTAGTGGTACAGAGACATTGCAACCGCCTGAAATAGTGCTAACATCATTTTCTTTAAACAGTGAACAAGAAATTGAAACTGAGCATCTGGATGGACCAACAGATCCCCAACAGCAATCCCAATCAGATGACCGAGAGCAGAGTGATGTGGATACTTCTGTTACTTCCAGAGAGTTGAAGCATTGTCAAAAAGATTCCACTGTGGAGGATACAGACGGATCTGGCAACCCAGAGCAGAGTGAAGTGGATTCTGCTGATGACACCAACATCCTTGAACCTCAGGAAGAGGGTGCAGCATCCACACACTCTTTTGGCATATGTGATAAAGAAGTCAGTGAGATCAAACCCGAAAACAGTGAAGTAAATAATTCACCTGAATCTAAAATCATAGAAAGTTGTGAAATCAATATTGATGAATCAAGCAACCTCACAAACAATGTAGAGGATGATACTTGTAGATCTGTCCATGCAGAAAGCAATGAAATGCATGCTGCTCCTGGATCAGAAAGCCTTGAATGCAACACGGTAGACATTACTGCTGATTCTGGCAAACTAGAAAGCAATAGTCTGGAAACTGCTGTTGGATCTGGCAACCCAGATAGAAACAGTATCCATGTTACAAGTGAATCCGTAAACCCAGAGCAGAGGGAAGTGGATTCTGCTGATAGTAAACTTGAAAACAATGATGAGCATGTTACAACTGAATCTGGCAACCTTGAATGCACCATGACAGATGTTACcactgaaactgaaaaaataGAAAGCGATGGCATGGATGTTGCTGTTGGATCTGACAATCCAAAGAACAATATAACTGGTTCTTCTGTTGAAAACCCACAATGTAAAGATGTACAAATTACAACTGGATCTGGCAACGCAGAGAACAATATAGTGGATTCTGTTATTGGATCTGGCAACCCGGATCACAAAGTAGTACATGTCACAACTGAATCAGACAACTCAGAGACCAATATAGAGCATGTGACCACTGGATCTGACAACGCAGAATACAATGATGTGCCTCCTACAAGTGAATCTGGCAACCCTGAGAACAATATAGTGGATTCTGCAGCTGGATCTAGCAATCCAGATTACAAAGAAGATCATATTACATCCAGTTCAGAAAACCCAGAGACAGACATAGAACATGTAAGCTCTGGATCAGGCAACCCTGAGTGTAAAATCGAGGATTGTGCTGCAGAATCTGGCAACCCTCATAACAATGAATGTGCAGGACCAGGAAACAGCCAGGGGTTAGAGTCACCCTCTTCAAATTCAACTTCTAAATCCCCAAACCCAAATGTCCCACCTGCTCACCTCAGCACCTCCAATCCCACAATCCTCTCTGAGGACACCTCAAAAGAGCAACAGCAGCAAGAACTCACACATTCAGAGCAGACAACACCCTCACCGCCTCAAGAAACAGTCCCTCAGCCCACCTCACCAACAAAGTCAGTTCCTCCAAAACGTCTGGGTCTGTTTAGCCGTCTCCGAGGGGAGACCAATAAAACCCCCATCCCTAAAATCCTCATCCAGGACTTTAGCGAGAAAGAGGAGAAGCTGACGGCAAAAGAGAGGCGGCGACGAAAGAGAGACAAAGAGCgaaaagaaagagaagagaaagacagaaagaaacgAGAGAAGGAAATGGAAAAGGACAAAGACAAAGAAAGGAAAAAGCCTCAGACAAGAGGAAAGAGCTTCCAGGTGCTCAGCAGGAAAGGTGCTAATAATGCTGAGACCCCCGGGAACAGTGACTCTCAGACGTCTCACGACAGGAGAAACTCCTTTTTCTGA